The genomic stretch TCGCAAGCGTGCGCGAAAGCCTGACCGTGCATTCGGTGCTGGCGGACGACCGCACCATCGCGCTTGATGCCACCGCGCGCTTCACGGCGGTTACCGATGCCCCCGATTTCGTCGTCGGCGCGCTCTCGAAAGGCGAGTTCATCGAACTGCGCGTGTTCGTCCATTACGAACTGCGCGACGGATTGATCTCGCACATCCGCGTCGGTCGCGGCGGCGCCGATGGTTTGCCGCGATTCTTCGACGCGGAGGGGCGCCGCAAGCCATAGCGCTAAGCGCTTGTTTGAAAATTCGCGAAAGAGCGAATTTCAGGCGGCACCAGCCCGCTCCCCCGCCCGGCCACCCCTAGAATATTGTCGTCGGGTGGCCGGGCGGGGGAGCGGGCTGGTGCCGCGCGAAATGCGCCGCAGCGCATTTCCAAACAGCTTCTAATCCGCTGGCTGGCGGGCGCCCGAAAAACGCGATAACGCACGGTCGATGACGAGCGTAAGACAAGAGACAGCGGCCCCTGCGCAGGAGCAGAGCGGCCATCGCGATCCGGAAGCCGAGGAGACGCTGCGCGGCTGGACCTATACGGGGCTCGACTTCCCCACGTTCCGGCTCACCTTGCTGGCGAAGGCGATCGACCGCGTGACGCTGCGGATGCTGGCCGATCACTGCGACCTTACGTTCGCGGAGTGGCGTGTGCTCAGTCGGCTGGCGCCGATCGACGGTGCGACGGTGCGACAGGTCGCGCAGATGGCGTGGGTCGATCGCGCCGAAGTCAGCCGCGCGGCCAGCACGCTGGAGGATCGCGGGCTGGTGACGCGACGCGACAACCCCGCCGATCGCCGCGCGCCGATCCTGTTCGTCACGCCGAAGGGGCAGGCCGAATATGAACGGCTGCTCCCGATCCGAGCGGGCTTTCACCGCGGCCTGACCGAGGACATGCCGGCTGAGGACCGCGAGACGCTCGACCGGCTGCTTGCCCAGATCGGTAAGAAACTGGGCAAGCTGGTCGAGAAATGACGCGCCATGCGCCGTGAGGCGCATCACCAGACCTCCGCTCAGCGGATCGCGTAATAGCGCACGATCGAGTGATCGGGTTCGTCGTCTTCGGTTAGCTTGGGAACGCGCTTGCCGACGCCGACGATGACGGTGCGGTTCATCCATTCATGCTTTCCCGCAGGTGCCCGGAAATAGGGGGTGCAGCGGAAATAGCGTCCGATCGCGGGTTCTTCGTCGGGCCCCTGGTCGGGGGTGCGCAGCGGCCCGTGCAC from Sphingomonas hengshuiensis encodes the following:
- a CDS encoding MarR family winged helix-turn-helix transcriptional regulator, producing MTSVRQETAAPAQEQSGHRDPEAEETLRGWTYTGLDFPTFRLTLLAKAIDRVTLRMLADHCDLTFAEWRVLSRLAPIDGATVRQVAQMAWVDRAEVSRAASTLEDRGLVTRRDNPADRRAPILFVTPKGQAEYERLLPIRAGFHRGLTEDMPAEDRETLDRLLAQIGKKLGKLVEK